In Onychostoma macrolepis isolate SWU-2019 chromosome 12, ASM1243209v1, whole genome shotgun sequence, a single window of DNA contains:
- the tlcd3bb gene encoding LOW QUALITY PROTEIN: ceramide synthase (The sequence of the model RefSeq protein was modified relative to this genomic sequence to represent the inferred CDS: inserted 1 base in 1 codon), translated as MACERTSVVSRAPITCDLERGSRADIRVCRVAVLCVLRTVDHFVCNVSWSPRAAAERMIAHCAFLITAASPTSAEQRALHAVARKMMMKGCSFHPLFRTIRETDDPFPARSSGQREGSGLDQRSVIRLHPRGTMLSILAAGSVFFPGLFLLSKQCLRCVPGLRWSEGDAVIVSARLVSSIQAIMASTAGYIISSSCQDIIEDQHWLTSSYILFAVPYFVYDIYAMFLCHWYKLQVKGHEVDNGSRSRAVAVSGYLRREFLMILHHVVMVTVCFPVSVFWRQGKGDYFQGVMFLAELSTPSVCLGKILIQYKQQHTLLHKVNGAVMLITFFLCRVLLFPYLYYMYGRYASIPLLRVPLVLPWQCNLGAALLMAPQLYWFSLICRGALRLFTGRSSRSRRPTALLKPDPDGQEPQTANGYSTGMXGRDTPTISH; from the exons ATGGCATGCGAACGCACGAGCGTTGTCTCGCGTGCACCGATAACGTGTGATTTGGAGAGGGGCTCACGCGCCGATATACGCGTCTGTCGCGTCGCAGTGCTTTGTGTTTTAAGAACGGTCGACCATTTTGTGTGTAACGTTAGCTGGAGTCCCCGCGCGGCTGCTGAACGCATGATAGCGCATTGCGCATTTCTGATCACAGCCGCCTCACCGACGAGCGCCGAGCAGCGCGCGCTTCACGCGGTAGCgaggaagatgatgatgaagggATGCAGCTTCCATCCTTTGTTTCGCACAATAAGAGAG ACGGACGATCCGTTCCCTGCCCGCTCTTCCGGTCAGCGAGAGGGATCTGGACTGGATCAGCGCAGTGTTATCAGACTTCACCCGCGAGGAACCATGCTGTCCATCCTAGCGGCAGGCTCCGTGTTCTTCCCTGGACTCTTCCTCTTGTCCAAGCAGTGTCTCAGATGCGTCCCGGGGCTGCGCTGGAGCGAGGGCGATGCGGTCATTGTTTCTGCCAG GTTGGTGTCATCCATCCAAGCGATCATGGCGTCTACGGCTGGTTACATCATTTCCTCTTCCTGTCAGGACATCATCGAGGACCA gcATTGGCTGACCAGCTCCTACATCTTGTTCGCTGTGCCGTACTTTGTGTACGACATCTACGCCATGTTCCTGTGTCACTGGTACAAGCTCCAGGTCAAAGGTCACGAGGTGGACAACGGCTCCAGATCCAGGGCTGTGGCTGTGAGCGGATACCTGCGGCGAGAGTTCCTCATGATCCTGCATCACGTGGTGATGGTGACCGTCTGCTTCCCCGTGTCTGTG TTCTGGAGGCAGGGGAAGGGCGATTACTTCCAGGGCGTCATGTTCCTGGCTGAGCTCAGCACACCGTCCGTCTGTCTGGGCAAAATCCTCATCCAG TACAAGCAGCAGCACACTCTTCTTCACAAAGTGAACGGCGCTGTGATGCTGATCACTTTCTTCCTCTGTCGAGTTCTTCTCTTCCCTTATCTCTACTACATGTACGGCAG GTACGCCTCTATCCCCCTGCTCCGGGTTCCTCTGGTTCTGCCGTGGCAGTGTAATCTGGGAGCCGCTCTGCTCATGGCCCCGCAGCTCTACTGGTTCTCCCTGATCTGCAGAGGGGCCCTGCGCCTGTTCACCGGCAGATCCTCGCGCTCCCGCAGACCCACGGCTCTGCTCAAGCCCGATCCTGACGGACAGGAGCCGCAGACGGCCAACGGATACAGCACAGGGA GGGGTCGGGACACGCCCACAATCTCACACTGA